In Candidatus Sodalis pierantonius str. SOPE, one DNA window encodes the following:
- the serS gene encoding serine--tRNA ligase translates to MLDLNLLRNELDAVAEKLARRKFKLDVATLRQQEERRKVLQVETENLQAERNARSKAISAAKSRGEDIEPLRQEVNQLGERLSAAKTELDALQGAIRDYALSLPNIPADEVPDGRDENDNREVSRWGEPRQYDFPIRDHVELGEMAGGLDFAAAVKLTGARFVVMRGQIARLHRALAQFMLDLHTEQHGYLEHYLPYLVNHASLYGTGQLPKFAEDLFHTQPLSEEAETSAYALIPTAEVPLTNLMRDEIIEEDALPLKMTAHTPCFRSEAGSYGRDTRGLIRMHQFDKVEMVQVVKPAQSMQALEEMTGHAEKVLQLLQLPYRKVLLCTGDMGFASCKTYDLEVWLPAQNTYREISSCSNIGDFQARRMQARYRSRTDKKPQLVHTLNGSGLAVGRTLVAVLENHQLSDGRIEIPAVLRPYMNGLTHIG, encoded by the coding sequence ATGCTCGATCTCAATCTACTGCGTAACGAGCTCGACGCAGTCGCCGAAAAATTGGCTCGCAGGAAATTCAAACTGGATGTGGCGACCTTGCGCCAGCAGGAGGAGCGCCGTAAAGTGCTCCAGGTGGAAACCGAAAATCTGCAGGCTGAACGCAATGCCCGCTCCAAGGCCATCAGCGCCGCTAAATCGCGCGGGGAAGATATTGAGCCACTGCGCCAGGAGGTCAATCAGCTGGGTGAGCGTTTGAGCGCCGCGAAGACGGAACTGGACGCCCTGCAGGGTGCGATCCGCGATTACGCGCTGTCGCTGCCCAATATCCCCGCCGACGAGGTGCCCGACGGCCGTGATGAAAATGACAATCGGGAAGTGTCGCGCTGGGGCGAACCGCGCCAGTACGATTTCCCCATCCGCGACCACGTGGAGCTGGGTGAAATGGCGGGCGGGCTCGATTTTGCCGCGGCGGTGAAGCTGACCGGCGCGCGCTTTGTGGTGATGCGCGGCCAAATCGCCCGCCTGCACCGGGCGCTGGCGCAGTTCATGTTGGACCTGCACACCGAGCAGCACGGCTATCTGGAGCACTATCTGCCCTATCTGGTAAATCACGCCTCGCTGTACGGCACTGGCCAACTGCCGAAGTTTGCCGAGGATTTGTTTCATACCCAGCCGCTCAGCGAAGAAGCGGAAACCAGCGCCTATGCGCTGATCCCGACCGCGGAAGTGCCGCTGACCAACCTGATGCGCGACGAGATCATCGAGGAAGACGCGCTACCGCTGAAAATGACCGCCCATACGCCGTGCTTCCGCTCCGAGGCCGGCTCTTACGGACGCGATACCCGCGGGCTTATCCGTATGCATCAGTTCGACAAAGTGGAAATGGTGCAGGTGGTCAAACCGGCGCAGTCGATGCAAGCGCTGGAAGAGATGACCGGCCATGCCGAAAAGGTGCTGCAATTGCTGCAACTGCCGTACCGCAAAGTGCTGCTGTGTACCGGCGATATGGGTTTCGCGTCCTGTAAAACCTACGATTTGGAAGTCTGGCTGCCGGCGCAGAATACCTACCGCGAAATCTCCTCGTGCTCCAACATCGGGGACTTCCAGGCGCGCCGTATGCAGGCGCGTTACCGCAGCCGGACCGACAAAAAGCCGCAGCTGGTGCATACGCTGAACGGCTCTGGCTTGGCGGTTGGCCGCACGCTGGTGGCGGTTCTGGAAAACCATCAACTGTCCGACGGCCGCATTGAAATACCGGCGGTGCTACGGCCCTACATGAACGGGCTGACCCATATCGGTTAA
- a CDS encoding MFS transporter, with translation MSAYSRPVLLLLAGLLLLTISIAGLNTLVPLWLSHASLPTWQVGLVSSSYFTGNLAGTLLAGVLIKRFGFTHSYHMACLLFALATAALVLADGFPSWLLLRFLAGVACALIWVVVESALMRSGTVHTRGQLLAAYMMIYYLGTVVGQLLLSGVATALTAVLPWAVSLMVSAMLPLWFAPLAPPSASAPRVALWPMLLRRNARLGVNGCIISGIVLGSLYGLMPLYLSHLGLSDGHVGYWMALLVSAGILGQWPVGRLADRYGRLMVLRVLVFMVILGSLAMLSHAAMAPALFVLGCSGFTLYPVAMSWACEKVSPDELVAMNPALLLSYTLGSLFGPSMTAMLMQRYSDHLLFVMIAAVALVYLVMLLRKSDRHHTPVATA, from the coding sequence ATGTCCGCCTATTCTCGCCCGGTGCTCTTACTGCTCGCGGGCCTCTTGTTATTGACGATTTCCATTGCCGGGCTGAACACGCTGGTGCCGCTCTGGCTCAGCCACGCCTCGCTGCCCACCTGGCAGGTCGGCCTGGTCAGTTCGTCCTATTTTACCGGTAATCTGGCAGGTACCTTGCTCGCTGGGGTGCTGATTAAACGGTTCGGCTTCACCCACAGTTATCATATGGCCTGTTTGCTGTTCGCGCTGGCCACCGCGGCGTTGGTGCTGGCGGATGGGTTCCCTAGCTGGTTGCTGCTGCGGTTCCTGGCCGGCGTTGCCTGCGCGCTGATTTGGGTGGTGGTGGAAAGCGCGCTGATGCGCAGCGGTACCGTTCATACCCGCGGCCAGCTGCTGGCGGCCTATATGATGATTTATTATTTGGGCACCGTCGTTGGGCAGTTGCTGCTAAGCGGCGTCGCCACCGCGTTGACGGCGGTACTGCCGTGGGCGGTCAGCCTGATGGTGAGCGCGATGCTCCCCTTGTGGTTCGCCCCACTGGCGCCTCCCAGCGCGAGTGCGCCGCGGGTCGCGCTCTGGCCGATGCTGTTGCGCCGTAACGCCAGGCTGGGCGTCAACGGCTGTATCATTTCGGGCATCGTGCTCGGCTCGCTGTACGGCCTGATGCCACTTTATCTGTCCCATCTCGGCCTGAGCGATGGCCACGTCGGCTATTGGATGGCGCTGCTGGTCAGCGCCGGTATCCTTGGCCAATGGCCGGTCGGGCGCCTGGCGGACCGCTACGGTCGTCTGATGGTGCTGCGGGTGCTGGTGTTTATGGTTATCCTCGGCAGTCTGGCGATGCTGAGTCATGCCGCGATGGCGCCGGCGCTGTTTGTGCTTGGCTGCTCCGGTTTTACCCTTTATCCGGTGGCGATGTCCTGGGCCTGCGAAAAGGTCAGCCCGGATGAACTGGTCGCCATGAACCCGGCGCTATTGCTCAGCTATACCCTCGGCAGCCTGTTCGGTCCGTCGATGACCGCCATGCTGATGCAGCGTTATTCGGATCATCTGCTGTTTGTCATGATTGCGGCGGTGGCGCTGGTGTACCTGGTGATGCTGCTGCGCAAATCGGATCGCCACCATACGCCGGTGGCCACCGCCTGA
- the pflA gene encoding pyruvate formate lyase 1-activating protein: protein MSVTGRIHSFESCGTVDGPGIRFIIFFQGCLMHCLYCHNRDTWDTHGGREITVEEIMREVITYRYFMNASGGGATASGGEAILQAEFVHDWFRACHAEGINTCLDTNGFVRRYDPVIDELLEVTDLVILDIKEMNDDIHQNLVGVSNHRPLDFARYLAKINKRTWLRYVVVPGWSDDDKSVHMLGEFTQHMSNIEKIELLPYHELGKHKWIAMGEEYKLEGVKPPTTETMNRVCDILAGYGHKVMY from the coding sequence ATGTCTGTTACTGGTCGTATCCATTCCTTTGAATCCTGCGGTACCGTCGATGGCCCCGGCATTCGTTTTATCATTTTTTTCCAAGGCTGCCTGATGCACTGTCTGTATTGCCACAATCGCGATACCTGGGATACCCACGGCGGGCGGGAGATCACCGTTGAGGAGATAATGCGCGAGGTGATCACCTATCGCTATTTCATGAACGCGTCCGGCGGCGGCGCTACCGCGTCCGGCGGCGAAGCGATTTTGCAGGCGGAGTTCGTGCACGACTGGTTCCGCGCCTGCCATGCCGAGGGCATCAACACCTGTCTGGATACCAACGGTTTTGTTCGTCGCTACGATCCTGTGATTGACGAACTGCTGGAGGTCACCGATTTGGTGATACTGGATATCAAAGAGATGAATGACGATATCCACCAGAATCTGGTCGGGGTGTCCAATCACCGTCCCCTGGATTTCGCCCGCTATCTGGCCAAGATCAACAAGCGTACCTGGCTGCGTTATGTGGTGGTGCCGGGCTGGTCGGACGACGATAAATCGGTCCATATGCTCGGCGAGTTTACCCAGCATATGAGCAATATCGAGAAAATCGAGCTGCTGCCTTACCACGAACTGGGCAAACATAAATGGATCGCCATGGGCGAGGAGTACAAGCTGGAAGGCGTTAAACCGCCCACTACCGAAACCATGAATCGCGTGTGCGATATTTTGGCGGGCTATGGCCACAAGGTGATGTACTAA